Genomic window (Xenopus laevis strain J_2021 chromosome 3S, Xenopus_laevis_v10.1, whole genome shotgun sequence):
ctttaacgtaacaaatatctgaatgaaaagcatgaaacaggagggtgatttagacaagctgtttgttgacaaagtcttgagatctactgatcaccagctaaaggtctacatgtagatcccgatctacctttttggCATCCCTGATATAGAGCACTGATCGAGAGCACCCTTTTGATTATCTAAGAGCATTTTCATGAGACTAAAGATGGAATTCCCTCAAAACTAATTTTCAGATGACATAAGCGTACTCTTTTTGAATTCTTTATTTGGCCAATGCTGGACAATTGGAGTATGTCTCCTGCTATTGATAATCCAGTCATCTGCAGTATCAAATGCAACCAAGACAAGAATGATTGTAACAACACTGTTGAAGCTTGCAATGGACCAAATATAAGCAGTTTCATCCATTTTCCATGACAGATTTGGATCTGTGCCACAGTTTGCAGGGTACCAAGGGCAGTTGAGAAGTAGTCTGAACGGTTGCTGAAAAGAATTTGTTTAGGAACTGCAGGGACCCTTTGGCTCGGGCcagtaaaaagttggggagctTCAGCTATCTTCTAAACTGCTGGAACTCAGAGATTTTCAGTGTCCTGtagtgtatgtgaatgtgatcagggccttagattgcaagctctgttaATACAGGGACTGATAATgatgtccaactggcagcccatcATTACAAACTTCTGATGGTATTTAATTGCCTTCAATTCCACGCCGCCCTCTTGTAGAAAAGAGGACCTGTTTAACTAGTACAGGGTGATCATTACTAAGTGAAAATATctactttattaataaaatagccTTAGAGATATAGTATACCCCTCATAATATCTTTTCATGACAATGCAATTACACTGATAAGATTAGAAACAAGAAATATTAAATgcttatatataaaattatcttTTATTGCTGGGAgtcaaggttttttgtttttttttttaggatccTGGAGGCTTTCCTTGGACACAAGAAATTGCACACACAGGTTTACATACActagaaataaaagaaatacagtatgGTCCATTCACTCTACCCAAGCATAATAATTATCATTATTGTCCAAAGTGCAGTCTCTGCTGTACCATTGAAGGATATTATGTTTTGTAACAGACATTGCCACAGCAACCCATCTTCCAGCAGAACTGTTCAATGAGACACATCCAAACAGGCTCCACTGAATAGAAAGCAAATGTAGCTACTCCATGTTTCCAGTATGCATTGGCCAAGGGCCAGTGCCAACATCACACTCAGGGTTCGGTATTGCTTCTACTTGTGGAACAGCTGAGGCTTGCTGACTCTGCCACAGTTGATGTAGCTCCTTAAACTGCTCCACCAACTTGTCTTTAAGGTCTGGATGGGAAATCTGAAGTCGAATACTGTCAGCTGACCATGAAGATTCCCCTGTGAAGATCTCAGAGAGTAAACGGGCCGCTACTGGAATGACCTACAGCAGAAAATACAAAGGAACAATCATACATTAAGAGAAGTAGAACATGGTAGAGGAGAAGTAAGTCATTCAGAAtataatcaaaaaatttaaattaatgctTATATTTATAGTTGTGTTCAGaacagcagtgtgtttaaaaaagtgaataaagctcaaaatccttataataccTTTtatttccacacacacacactctattccaaatcaaaacatgaagaaaattatcacatttgtgttattcctttacagaaagtgaagaaaagggaatattaggctgttccaaaaaaagtgtctgcattcttctttacaaactcaaacattcactgtataaactgaaccatgtttcaagattttgctttcctttgaatcactgaactaatatttagttgtataatcagtgtttctgagatctgctgcacatctgtgttacatggagtcctccaacttctggcacctgttacattccacagttcttctgcatttcttcacATCTTTTAATGTCCAGGGATTGGgttggccactccataacatcaatcttgttggtcgtTGCCCTTTGGCATAAGCCAATATGaccttcaagtattttgatgtattgaaactgatccatgatccctggtatgtgataaataggcccaacaccatagtatgagacacatccccatatcatgatgcttgtgtcaCCAGGCTttactgtcttcacactgtactgtggattcaattcagtgtttgggggtcgtctgacaaactgtctgcagtcCCTAGATCCAAAAAGATCAGTCCACAAAAAGGCAGATGCCcgtttttcaacaatgggactttgcagaggcttcttgccaatagcttggcttcacaatTGTaccagtactcacaggtaacttaaGACTatttttgatcttcctggagcggATCATTGGCGGAGTTTTTGCCATTTTAGCTATTCTTTTTCCCCTcttcaatcaactttttaatcaaagtactctcTTCTTCTGcacaatgtctggaacgagctattttacacagattttcagagagaaatgcactataaccagcatgcacaacatttgctgccttccttccttaaataacgGCTGTAATTGACtcttgttttttcacagaatgaatgacctcactaatagaactccacactgctattattaggAACAAActactattattttgaacactgctactATTTGGAAAAAGCCTCTGTTATTGAaccaattacacagaatcagcagcatgcatgtcattaCTGTTGGGTCTGTTTGTTTTCTATGaatctactacacctactagtaaattatttgccatatagaaatataattctaccaaaaacagtgattggtcaggctagtgatgtcggactgttattattctgaacacaactgtatatctgGAGACACCCCTATGGCTTTATATCTTTATCCAAAATAATTATGAGAAcacattaaaattatattatacaagTATTAATATAGGCCTGTTGTATTAAACTATATAAAGCAATACTAATCTAGGAGGGGTCCATTAAAGAATATGAGAGTAGTGAACTAATAAAAGGCAAAACACAAGTCAGCGTTGCAACCCTTCATTCATTTTGGTACCTGCACAGTAATTAGCTTCTTCTCCTTGGGTTTCCGGTCTGGCCATTCTTCCCCAAAACAGAAAAAGATCTCATacgagggcagtgaggttgttaGTCCCTTCTGACAAGCAATGAGCTCTGAGCATATATTACCGAAAATAAAGAGGAAAACAGATCTCAGTTACAGGCGAATCCTCTCTTGGGAAACAGCCTGAAGAATTGCAGTGCCCCAGACAAGAAGCTTCTAATGTCAACACTCAGTATtacaatgtttgttttatttttgaagaactgtatgtatataaattagCCCTAGGGCAAGTTTTGGACATGACAGAGAGCACTCAGGCTGAGCGGGGCATCTTGGAAGGAAAATATCTAAAGTAAAATGTATTACGGATATCTTATCAGGAAAGCCtttagggttagggcacacgcttggattcaggaagattagtcgcctgggcacaaatctcctcttcttcgtggcgactaatctccctgaactgcctcccgccggctacaattaaatcgtcggcaggatggcactcggagcgcttcgttttccaaattgcccgaaggaaacttcaggcgacttcggaaaacaaagcgatccgagtacCATCCCACCGGCGGGAGGTAGTTCGGAGAGATTGGtctccctgaagaagagattggtcgccgggcaactaatctccctaaatctgagAGTGCTGAcccttatcctgaaagctccaaatgacactGATTTCCCTAAAAccaatgagattaaaaatcattgTTCTATTTTTGCACTGATACAACCTTTTCGTTAGCAGCTCCAGATTAAAAGAACAAAATGGAATTTTGAAGTGTCTCCATCTCCGATAATTTAGAATGTTTATAGATATGTGAATGTTGTAAATCCAAGATTCATCTGGCAAAGGAAGTAGCCTTACATTATGCCCACATTCTTGTTCTAATACATTCCTCTTACTTTGAATCAGTGTGGTCCAGATTGTTAATTGTAATGGCCCATAATTTCCACTAGAACTCATGTGCATGCTCTGCTAAACCCTGGGAGTATAGTGGTCTCTAAAGCTTTTGAATTACGACCAAATAAAAGCTATCATAAACTGATATTAATCAGTCTTGAGGAAAAGGGTGGCCTCTCTAATATTCTACATGTATATAAtacagaattattaaaaaaaactccatttcAACATTCACATGCAGATCTTACCATTCAGGAAGGTCTCCAGACTGAAGATCTTAATCCTCTTTTCTCTCTCAATGGAATTGGGTCTATCAGTGTTACTAGCACAGGGTCCAGACCAAAAGACCTTGCACTGGCAGAGACGGATGGCATAGATATCTTGACCTTGAAGGAACAGGATAAGTCCCCGGTCCATCACATCCAGTAGATGGTTAGTGTAGAATTTTTGTTTCTCGTTATTGACCCCTTCTGTTCCAGGGAAGCGAACTTGCTCTAGTGTGGTGGGCCCAAATAACTCCACTTGTTCAGGGGTGGGTTCCAAATTACTGTAGAAGAGGCGGCAACCATGGGGATTACTAACAGTCATTGATCCAGCCTGTTTTCCTCTGTATAAAAACTTGATTTCTAGATCAGTCACTGCAACAAGGAAAACAACGTCACAAAAATGTTCTGTACATTTTATGCCAGAGAACTATGATCTGTTACAGTTGAGCTATCGTGCAGTGAGATATGGCTATGACTTGCATTCACAGTATTACACACAAAATAACTTAATTTCAGAGCATTTCAGGCCTATTAATTATCAGAAATTGATAAACTATAAAGAGTAACTGTTAATTGTATCCCTAATCTATAGCTGTACTGCAAAATGTGCAACCATTTGTCTTAAAAGTTTACTAGAAATGACTGTCTGGTTGTGGTTGAGTGTGGTAAATATGCTAGATACTAGATATTTCATATATACCTACAGGGTAACATTTGAGGACTGATGAGGACGTCTGGGATTCCCTGATCAATAGATGGTGGAATCCCTCCTTGGACGGATAGTTCCACATCTGATGATGGTTTCAAGACACTTCCTTGGACCAACTCTGGGAGAGGAAGGGCTGCATTTTGTGATACCAAACTCTGGGGTGACATATCAACTTCAGAGTATGCTCCAGCGGGAACAGGGGTTGCAGCAGTGGATTGAGCCGTCAGGTTATGCTGAATGATGTCCTGAGGTCCAGGAAAGTTGTGGTTTGTACATGAGCTGTGAAAGTCAGGTTCAGCTTTaggccaaatgaatggatgtaAAGTGTCCGGAACTGGAGGGCACAAGGAATCTGCAGAATAAATCAGGTCATCAAATTAGATCCCACAATgcaatacatatgcaaatgaaaccttaaaagggcaccaatcataactaaaatcatttaataaatacactatgtgaaagttaaagaaatccaatatttaaaatagtttgaactgtttgtttaatgtaaatgatcagctcactataccttctgcaaaatctcccctgcagttctagttgaggcaggcatcttggatttcacggTCACGGTCttctcctacctatatcttcccagccaactgtagctctgaaatctcgcacatgctcagttgaaattccttggttgcctagcaacccttctaagctattttcaaatcagccaaaacctctgtgttagctgctgttccgtagtactgccacctgctggaagttggtgtgtgcccttcatttgcataataacatcaccagcaggggacaagataggggaATCTCCTGAttcttctagtggaggagtttactaaagctaggcattctgggtagaatactcagggCAGTGCTACAATCGGAGCATGCTCGTGAACTTATTTGCATGTTAGAGTCACGGTATGGACTCCCTTGGTGAAataacccatttgacaaagtaagggattttttaaaaactgctgggtttttttcccaaaaaactgtatatgtagtttgattaaaagtgtttaggttgtactggtcagattgttaatatctgtttgattttggctgtgataggtgtcCTTTAACCACAGTTGCACGGTGATACAAAATAAAGGTGTGGTCTAATATTGCTCTGCTTAATTTCCTGGCGTTTGTGTCAGTTTCAAAGAAGAATGTCTCCCTTTGCTAAATGAACTTTCCTCAGAATATTATTCAATCTGCACCTATAtaaaattcaatgtattttagtagTAGCAGCTGCTGTCTCCATTAACTTATTCTGTTACAGACAAAATCAAAATTAATAGCACCAAGTAATGTTAGTAATGCACTCACCACTGATATGGAGCATTGGAAATCTAGCACCAATCTGCTGAGAAAAGGAAGAGGTAGGTTGAGATCAGTTTAAACTAACATTTGGGGAAGAAAGTGAATAAAAGAATGGTAGTTGGTGTAGGGTAGATGTGTATTCTcacctcctcatcatcatcaccatcattgTCATCAACAATGGGCTCtaaaaaaagtaaagcaaaatCAATAAATAGGTTAGAAAAAGCACAATTCAATTACCTGCAATCTGTACAACAATAAATGCCCTACAAcagatataaaatattatagggccattgcattatatatatatatatatatatatatatatatatatatatatatatatatatatacatatatatatatacatatatgtggcgtaactagttgttactggccCCCATAGCaaataagttggcctattttataGGGccattgcattatatatatatatatatacacacagtggcgtaactagttgttactgggccccatagcaaattcaatttagggccccaaaatatttataagttggcctattttacctaaatatattaaaattgctcaataattagggtctcactgggccccctacacttctgggcccccctgcaaccgcagggtctgcttcctctatagttatgcccctgtatgtatatatatatatatatatatatatatatatatatatacacacacatatatatatatatatatatatatatatatatatacacatatatatatatatatatatacacatatatatatatatatatacacatatatatatatacacatatatatatatatatatatatatatatatatatatatacacatatatatatatacacatatatatatacacatatatatatatacacatatatatatatatatatatacatacacatacatacatacacacacacacacatacatcatTTGGGGAAGGTTGTCAGTTTGCCCCACTTATCATCCAATAAGCTGCAGTCTCAATCTTGAAAGGTCAAGTTGGCATCAAAGATTTGGACCATATATGGTCAGCTTGAGAACCAAAAAGGAAAACTAAGGAAAAGCCAGATAAATTAAGCACTACATCTTGCAGCTATTTCAGCTCACAGAAACCTGAAGATAAATAGACCAATactgaaaaaaacagatgggaaaaaaaacagtatgaAAAAACTGTTCTCAAAACAGTTGGATCTGCAGAGCAGAAATTACAGACAACTACAGGCACATGCTTAGAAGTTTAGCTTCAGCTGAAGTTCTTGTCCACAAACCTAAACATTATCTGTGTGGCAGGACATTGCCCAAAATATCTTTTTTCTTTAACACGACAAATGTAATTTACCAAAGTAACCAATACACTTTGTGTACTGCAGCGAGGCACAGCTTTGTGAAATATCTTCCTCTTACAATAATAAGGAAATCAATGGCTAAAACAGGACCAAAAACTGCTCTGAATCCTCAGTTCTGTCAAACCCTACCTTCATTCTGTCCTGGCGAATCACATAACTGATAGAGCTTAAATGGCTGCACAGGGGTCTCCTTGGTGCCATCATACCGAAGATTGAATTCTCTGCTCTTGTTTAGGGCACACCGAAGATTTGCCTTCCATTTAGCTGGGTCAGGTTCATCCACTCCTTCCTGGTACTTCCCTGTCTCCTTCGCCCAGGCCtgacaaaaaagaaaatggaataaaGCAAGTCTATGAAATCCTGCATCTccatacttaaagagatactgacacgcatgctatctataattttgccataaaagtatttacagatgctgatgcttttacattacccaccTGATCcctcatgttcctctatgagggggctgccatatttgtgcagcagcagtctgttcgcattagaaactctaactgacatgttgagaagggacagccaggttgtcaaaacagtcaggtttaaggaCTTCaagtaattacttacaaaagcaaccCTATTTTAGCGTCAGTCTCACTTTAAGAACACAATAGCAGTAAGTTACTTGTATCTGAAACAAGCCTATCCATGCCAGCAGCTTTTCAAAAAATCACAAACAGAATCAcccacaaacatttttataaataaatgatgatgatgatgatgatgataatgatgatgatgaaatacaCTTCTCACATCATCTTCAAAAAATCCTTGTGCgacatattttattctattttatttaagtAACAAAACCTTGGCAAATGGAACCAAGATGGCGGCACGAGTAAGGTTCCCAGACTGGTGCAATCCCCTCTCACAATTGGATAATGTCTTAATGAGGAGTCCATTTAGGTAGAGTATTGGATTGGGACCTTATGCATATGTTATTACCCCCATTGTAACACACATTTTTCCTTAATGGCCTTATCCAGAGCACTGTACCAGCAAGCCAAACACATATGCTTCATGCCGACTTGTTCTTGGCTACCTATGTTGAACCTTCTAATCCAGCTCTGCTAACCCTCAGGGAAGTAATAAACCTGCATGtaatcatttttccatttttgattTGCCTTTTCTATCAGTGTGTAcgggtatttaaaataaaattggggaAGTTAGATATCTCACCttaaatacagtattttcatCATCTTGAATAGGTATGTGCCGGGTTGCATGGCGCCACGGAATACGAAATACCTTGCGATCTTGATCCACCCAGTGCAGTCCTGGATACTGACCGCTGTCCACCTGTGCTACCAGCCATGGCTTTAGTCGTACACGTCGATGATGAGAGTTCATTTCTGCTTATCACACAGCAATCTTTAGACAAGGTTTAGCATTATATCATGCAGATGTCTCAGTCTCATTAGACTGTTCCCTGGATTATATAGAGAGAATTTATTTAGCTCTCATTAAAGGACAgttaaaatagtataaaaaaaattaatatttatattactgaATCTTCAGTAGTGTTTCACAGGGAACATGGGCTATGTTTATCTTTATGTTAGTCATTTTACACTTACATAGTCACAATAGTGGGTTTTAAAAAGGCACAAATAGAAGGGAATtgtctcagagatattacctgtgccatgagCAATGTTAAGAAAACAGAGGGAGCTTGGGGAGATTAAtccgtggctgagagattggtgtagagAGGAGGGCTTTGGGTttctggagaactgggctgatttctcaattgactacaggctctttgccagggataggctgcacctcaatgatgatggtgcagctgctttggggagaagatggctagagggttggaggagattttacaCTGGGcatagaggggggggggtgtgcAGTAATGGATTTGATGGAAGACAAGTTAGATGAGGTTGTGGGCACAGAAAGGAAATGGTGGAGGGGATTTAGTTGGGGGTACTGTGGGGGGGACATGTTTGGTACCAGTATTaattgtatgtttgcaaatgcaaggagtctgactggtaaaatgggagagctggaggtgctagCGCTGCAGGGGAAATATGAtttgattggtgtggccaaaacatggtcGCATGACTAGGCAATTTACATTAGTGGTTATAATTTGTTTCGgaaggacagaggcaatagaaaaggaggaggggtatgtctgtttgttaggcaggatttaaaagtttatataaatgaggaggtgatgttagaaaatgagggggctgaaGTCTTATGGTTGTAAAGAGTCCAGCTAATTAAGTGTAAGAGTATGATATAGACCCCAATGAAGTgaacaggaggaggaggctaagctcatGATGCAAACAGAAAAGGCTGCCAGCACAGtgaatgggaacaagtttataaacttgtttatggcacaggttgtggAAGAGCCAACCAGATACCATGCTATACTAGATCTAATGACtcagaacgtatagcaaatgtgctaGTGATTGAACCCCAGGGTAATATTGACCATAATGTCATATAATCTAGTGTTtggtacaaaaaacaaatatacactgggacaacaaataatttcagaaaagctcatttttGCTTCTTAAAAGAGCCAAAAGTTAGGGactcccaagtgattatatttaattaccagacaccctgggccggtgctcctatcagcagaaatctgcaccagaCCAGGATtctttcagtgagcaccacggagcgatcttcttcctgcttctttggttttcaaatttcccagggcagacgcatgcgcagtagaacaaaatagctggctttttcgttaaagttcagccTTTCACTCTACGGCGCATGCACAGCCGTAAGAGGACTGAAGGAGCAGgtagaggatcactccgtggtcgCTGGTATAACctcgggctggtgcagttttctgctgctaggagcactggcccagggtgtcaggtaagtaaatatcaCTTGGGGGGTttctaacttttggcatccccaagtgctaattgccttctcctttaagggctgcccttcagagtaCTGATTGAGGCATGATGTTGTCTGCtgaaaacacagaacagcaatggttgtcatgtaaaataatatattgctcctgttctcaatttatttcctGACAAAGTAAATGCAGAAGTACCAATGtggttcctttaaataatggtaccagtatggttgtaacagatactgaaAAAGCAAATGGGCTAAATCACTTCttttctttagtgtatacaatagaggagtttcaagactcacttcatagctgcactgttggctcagctcaatctagtcagtagctgactcaggatatggttcataaagctttaataaaaatgaatgtgaacaaggcaccagggccagatggaatacacacCCAGgatctaagagagcttagttcagttttacactggcttctatttctgattttctcagactctctttcatttggtatggtacttgtggattggaggaaagccgatgtaattcctatatttaaaaagggaataCGATCTCacacatctgtggtgggcaaattatttgaaggcttgttaagggatcacattccccaagttggggttgttcttactgtagaagaggcgcttaaggggttatatgataactatgtataaatatataaggggataatataataatctctttgatgctttatttaccagtaggtctttccagctaacacaagggcacccattccgattagaagaaaagaggttctggctaaatatttatacagtgagagcagtgaagatgtggaattctctccctgaatcagacgggatggctgatacattagatagcttcaataaggagttgggtggctttttagtaagggagggaataaagggttatggaagatagctcatagtacaagttgatccagggactggtctaatTGCCATCTTGCAGCcatgaaggaatttttcccccctgtgaggcaaattggagaggcttcaaacaggtttttgccttcctctggatcaactagcagttaggcaggttatataaagacttaaagggttgaacttgatggacatgtgtcttttttcaacctaacttactatattactattgTTTGGCAAAGGGAACTAATTTGCAGGATACTAAACTTTTATGTATAATTCTCCATATTTCCTAAAATGGGTCTGTCCTTTCTAAAGTAAAACTAGTTACAATTACTGCAGCACTGATACTGTTTCCAAAGACTACTAAGAACATTAAGGCCGTGTTACACATGAATTTTCTCTGTCGGGTAAATACAGCATGACGTGTCAGTGCACATATTGTAGTGTCAAAGTGCATACATTTGCCTTTTGTCGACGAAATCGACCAATACAATTTTTTCCAGTAGCATATGGACCGTTATTCCAAATTACAAGAAAGGTTGgatttttggactttgattatttcATTAACCAAACCTGGGGTGTCTGTGCCAAAACCAGGATATTCTAATTAGACAAATGACTGTGCAGAATGAGAATGCAGCTGTAAAAAGTGGGTGATTCTGGGAAAATTATAATGCATGGGAAGAACATCTAAGCATTATTCTTGCTATTaagagaaaaatatagaaaataatgaaaacaatttatttttcaacagtacaaagtagtttttttaaattgaaaaacaagACCAGGCAGGCATCAAGGCCATATGACCATAGAAAACATTATGCTAGTTAGTAAAAGTACTAAATATGA
Coding sequences:
- the irf5.S gene encoding interferon regulatory factor 5 isoform X2, which gives rise to MNSHHRRVRLKPWLVAQVDSGQYPGLHWVDQDRKVFRIPWRHATRHIPIQDDENTVFKAWAKETGKYQEGVDEPDPAKWKANLRCALNKSREFNLRYDGTKETPVQPFKLYQLCDSPGQNEEPIVDDNDGDDDEEIGARFPMLHISDSLCPPVPDTLHPFIWPKAEPDFHSSCTNHNFPGPQDIIQHNLTAQSTAATPVPAGAYSEVDMSPQSLVSQNAALPLPELVQGSVLKPSSDVELSVQGGIPPSIDQGIPDVLISPQMLPLTDLEIKFLYRGKQAGSMTVSNPHGCRLFYSNLEPTPEQVELFGPTTLEQVRFPGTEGVNNEKQKFYTNHLLDVMDRGLILFLQGQDIYAIRLCQCKVFWSGPCASNTDRPNSIEREKRIKIFSLETFLNELIACQKGLTTSLPSYEIFFCFGEEWPDRKPKEKKLITVQVIPVAARLLSEIFTGESSWSADSIRLQISHPDLKDKLVEQFKELHQLWQSQQASAVPQVEAIPNPECDVGTGPWPMHTGNME
- the irf5.S gene encoding interferon regulatory factor 5 isoform X1 codes for the protein MNSHHRRVRLKPWLVAQVDSGQYPGLHWVDQDRKVFRIPWRHATRHIPIQDDENTVFKAWAKETGKYQEGVDEPDPAKWKANLRCALNKSREFNLRYDGTKETPVQPFKLYQLCDSPGQNEEPIVDDNDGDDDEEQIGARFPMLHISDSLCPPVPDTLHPFIWPKAEPDFHSSCTNHNFPGPQDIIQHNLTAQSTAATPVPAGAYSEVDMSPQSLVSQNAALPLPELVQGSVLKPSSDVELSVQGGIPPSIDQGIPDVLISPQMLPLTDLEIKFLYRGKQAGSMTVSNPHGCRLFYSNLEPTPEQVELFGPTTLEQVRFPGTEGVNNEKQKFYTNHLLDVMDRGLILFLQGQDIYAIRLCQCKVFWSGPCASNTDRPNSIEREKRIKIFSLETFLNELIACQKGLTTSLPSYEIFFCFGEEWPDRKPKEKKLITVQVIPVAARLLSEIFTGESSWSADSIRLQISHPDLKDKLVEQFKELHQLWQSQQASAVPQVEAIPNPECDVGTGPWPMHTGNME